The following proteins come from a genomic window of Sorghum bicolor cultivar BTx623 chromosome 3, Sorghum_bicolor_NCBIv3, whole genome shotgun sequence:
- the LOC8081388 gene encoding bidirectional sugar transporter SWEET3b, with translation MVPNTVRVAVGILGNAASMLLYAAPILTFRRVIKKGNVEEFSCVPYILALFNCLLYTWYGLPVVSSGWENLPVATINGLGILLEITFIGIYIWFAPAEKKRFALQLVLPVLALFALTAALSSFMAHTHHMRKVFVGSVGLVASISMYSSPMVAAKRVIETKSVEFMPFYLSLFSFLSSALWMIYGLLGRDFFIASPNFIGVPMGMLQLLLYCIYRRDHGAAAEAEVRVHGAAADEEKGLKAAVPMAVLVQPQETTDASK, from the exons ATGGTTCCAAATACAGTTCGTGTAGCAGTAGGAATCCTAG GAAATGCTGCTTCCATGCTCCTCTACGCAGCCCCTAT ATTGACGTTCAGAAGGGTGATAAAGAAGGGCAACGTGGAGGAATTCTCATGCGTGCCATACATCCTAGCTCTGTTCAACTGCCTCCTATACACCTGGTACGGGCTCCCAGTAGTGAGCTCCGGATGGGAGAACCTTCCCGTCGCTACCATCAACGGACTGGGCATCCTGCTAGAGAtcacattcatcggcatatacATATGGTTTGCTCCAGCAGAGAAGAAG AGGTTTGCCTTGCAGCTTGTGCTTCCTGTCCTGGCGTTGTTCGCCTTGACAGCGGCTTTGTCGAGCTTTATGGCGCATACGCACCACATGCGCAAGGTTTTTGTGGGGAGTGTTGGTCTGGTGGCTTCCATATCCATGTACAGCTCTCCAATGGTGGCTGCT AAGCGAGTCATAGAGACGAAAAGCGTGGAGTTCATGCCGTTCTACTTGTCGCTGTTCTCCTTCCTGTCCAGCGCTCTCTGGATGATATACGGGCTCCTCGGGAGGGACTTTTTCATCGCG TCGCCAAACTTCATCGGCGTTCCGATGGGCATGCTTCAGCTGCTGCTGTACTGCATCTACAGGAGAGACCACGGGGCAGCAGCCGAAGCAGAGGTGCGTgtgcatggcgccgccgctgatgAGGAGAAGGGCCTGAAAGCAGCGGTGCCGATGGCCGTGCTGGTGCAGCCGCAGGAGACAACTGATGCAAGCAAGTAG
- the LOC110434206 gene encoding uncharacterized protein LOC110434206 produces MWPVEWYLMRLKGSVRTKSHPEGSIMEWSNFTECLTLCSRYLHDGTQSEKISDEPFILASQAVQVYYVPEAIDTEWVAAVQSVPRDVFDFDNLEDEHINNDNGLVVYLPSLNGNVTVDILNGVVPSVRTYIDGENMPRPTKNNKDVNPYEQQRNDQIEMNNQRLDALNLPRMNSSGQNVQPSKRAKQTQRSSDAATEGHNLRRSLRNHAENANEQIEEDPEYEPTRDVLCDDEDLHNSPPKKRTARSITRMDNLFARTPSMPKIKIRLNEYHQPIGENSRLFSSAIGCLVRKTLSVAKKDWRLVDVEKKDQVWDALKEIFDVDEDAKDWFLVSAAKKWKEFKATLKDQFFDETITNEELQRKHGDRVKDTDWEFLIEHWTSPEYEARAKISKANRAKLGIHRTSGSKSFACSRHEMGVQLGRVPRRDEIYIKTHTRKIGVPSQQAGPIINKLKSIIEAHPELSERSIQQGDVFAAACGEKEPRGRVRALGLGPTPQDIGTPGLKCYKPTRLQMKVLARKKVESHKASLEQRIQKLEEELHEARIMQERRNMEIASQNGSNSRNHVSSRSEEHINEAQHAEPFEDAIFADINENSNDYDEDNYFLVPTHTAAPSKQHANFLSVQRAAALSARAAALSVRAAASSVQPAHAPSAQLAPAPSAQPAAPSTQPAAAPSTQLAPAPSAKRAPSIDLHREYNATNCSPIKVE; encoded by the exons ATGTGGCCTGTGGAGTG GTATCTGATGAGATTGAAGGGTTCTGTTCGTACAAAAAGCCACCCTGAGGGCTCAATTATGGAGTGGTCTAATTTTACTGAATGCCTTACACTTTGTTCTCGCTACTTACATGATGGGACTCAAA GTGAAAAGATATCTGATGAGCCTTTCATTCTAGCATCACAGGCAGTTCAAGTATACTATGTCCCTGAAGCAATTGATACTGAGTGGGTTGCTGCTGTTCAGTCAGTCCCAAGAGATGTGTTTGATTTTGATAATTTGGAGGATGAGCACATAAATAATGATAATGGTCTAGTTGTGTACCTGCCTAGTCTAAATGGCAATGTGACTGTGGATATTCTTAATGGGGTTGTTCCTTCTGTTAGAACATACATAGATG GAGAAAACATGCCAAGACCAACAAAAAACAATAAGGATGTAAATCCATATGAGCAACAAAGAAATGACCAGATTGAAATGAATAACCAGAGGCTTGATGCTCTAAATCTGCCTCGTATGAACAGTTCAGGACAGAATGTTCAACCTAGTAAAAGAGCAAAG CAAACACAACGATCAAGTGATGCAGCAACTGAAGGTCACAATCTGCGCAGGTCACTAAGAAATCATGCTGAAAATGCAAATGAGCAGATTGAAGAAGATCCTGAGTATGAGCCAACTAGAGATGTTTTATGCGATGATGAAG ATCTTCATAATAGTCCGCCAAAGAAGAGGACAGCAAGAAGCATTACTAGGATGGACAACTTATTTGCAAGAACACCAAGCATGCCTAAGATCAAGATAAGACTCAATGAGTATCATCAGCCTATTGGAGAGAATTCTAGACTGTTTTCTAGTGCCATTGGTTGTCTAGTGAGAAAGACATTATCAGTTGCAAAAAAGGACTGGAGGCTTGTTGACGTTGAAAAGAAAGACCAAGTGTGGGATGCTTTAAAG GAAATCTTTGACGTTGATGAGGATGCCAAAGATTGGTTTCTGGTTAGTGCTGCAAAGAAATGGAAGGAATTTAAGGCAACCTTAAAGGACCAATTTTTTGATGAAACAATAACAAATGAGGAACTGCAGCGAAAACATGGTGACAGAGTTAAAGATACTGACTGGGAGTTCCTCATTGAGCATTGGACCTCTCCTGAATATGAA GCTCGAGCGAAAATATCCAAAGCTAATCGTGCAAAGTTGGGGATACATCGTACATCAGGAAGCAAGAGCTTTGCTTGTTCTAGGCATGAAATG GGTGTACAGCTAGGACGCGTGCCTCGAAGAGATGAAATATATATCAAAACACATACACGAAAAATAGGAGTTCCATCCCAACAAGCAGGGCCAATAATT AACAAACTTAAATCAATTATTGAAGCCCACCCAGAGTTGTCAGAAAGATCAATTCAGCAAGGTGATGTCTTTGCTGCTGCTTGTGGAGAAAAGGAGCCAAGAGGGCGTGTTCGTGCTTTGGGTCTAGGACCAACTCCCCAAGATATTGGTACCCCTGGTCTGAAGTGTTACAagccaacaaggctacaaatgaAAGTTCTAGCTCGTAAAAAGGTTGAAAGTCACAAAGCTTCTCTAGAACAACGCATACAAAAATTAGAAGAGGAACTGCATGAGGCAAGGATAATGCAAGAAAGAAGAAATATGGAAATCGCCTCACAGAATGGTTCTAATTCACGAAACCATGTG AGCTCAAGGtctgaagaacatattaatgaggCACAACATGCTGAGCCATTTGAAGATGCTATTTTTGCAGATATTAATGAAAACTCTAACGACTATGATGAAGATAATTACTTCCTTGTTCCTACTCATACTGCTGCCCCATCTAAGCAGCATGCTAATTTTCTATCTGTGCAGCGTGCTGCTGCTCTATCTGCGCGTGCTGCTGCCTTATCTGTGCGTGCTGCTGCCTCGTCTGTGCAGCCTGCTCATGCCCCATCTGCGCAACTAGCTCCTGCTCCGTCTGCGCAGCCTGCTGCCCCATCCACGCAGCCTGCTGCTGCCCCATCCACGCAGCTGGCTCCTGCCCCATCTGCGAAGCGTGCTCCATCAATTGATCTTCATCGAGAGTACAACGCTACCAACTGTAGCCCCATCAAAGTAGAATAA